One window of the Mycobacterium xenopi genome contains the following:
- a CDS encoding IS256 family transposase has product MESAGKEKSAARQLAETFSAETLDSLIKDAVKSGTPIDGADGLLTELTKAVLERALQTEMTHHLGYESGDPAGRGSGNSRNGSSAKTVTTVNGPVDIAVPRDRNGTFEPVIVPKKKRRLNNINSVVLSLYSRGMTTRDIEAHLEEVYGAKVSRELISNITEVVVDEIKAWQSRPLDEVYPILYIDGLRLRIADNGVVGTKVAYLAIGVDLDGRKHALGCWIQDSEGAKFWQKVVIDLRNRGVRDILIACCDGLTGLPDAIRSIYPDTVVQTCVVHVIRNAMRFVSYKDRKKVASSMRAIYSAPTVDAAELALKEFDTTYGAQYPGAVDVWRKAWPEFVPFLDYPVELRKIVYTTNAIESINFQLRKITKNRGHFPDKDSAMKLLYLGLRNISSERGGYSGTGTYNWTVALNTLAKLFPGRIPLC; this is encoded by the coding sequence ATGGAGTCGGCTGGTAAGGAGAAGTCGGCGGCTCGCCAACTGGCGGAGACGTTTTCGGCCGAGACCCTGGATTCGCTGATCAAGGACGCGGTGAAATCGGGCACCCCGATCGACGGCGCGGATGGTTTGCTGACCGAACTGACCAAGGCGGTGCTCGAGCGGGCCTTACAAACCGAGATGACCCACCATTTGGGTTATGAATCCGGTGACCCGGCCGGCCGCGGGTCGGGTAATTCTCGCAATGGGTCTTCGGCGAAGACGGTGACCACGGTTAACGGCCCGGTCGATATCGCGGTGCCGCGGGATCGCAACGGCACCTTTGAGCCGGTGATCGTGCCTAAAAAGAAGCGCCGGCTCAACAACATCAATTCGGTAGTGCTGTCGTTGTATTCGCGTGGCATGACCACCCGGGATATCGAGGCCCACCTCGAAGAGGTGTACGGGGCCAAGGTGTCGCGGGAGCTGATCTCCAATATCACCGAGGTGGTGGTCGATGAGATCAAGGCCTGGCAATCGCGCCCGCTCGATGAGGTCTACCCGATCCTGTATATCGACGGGCTGCGGCTACGGATCGCCGACAACGGGGTGGTGGGCACCAAGGTGGCCTACCTGGCCATTGGCGTGGACCTCGATGGGCGCAAACACGCCCTGGGCTGCTGGATCCAAGATTCCGAGGGCGCCAAATTTTGGCAGAAAGTCGTCATCGACCTGCGCAACCGCGGGGTGCGCGACATCCTTATCGCCTGCTGCGACGGGCTGACCGGCCTGCCCGATGCGATCCGCTCGATTTACCCCGACACTGTCGTGCAGACCTGCGTGGTGCACGTGATCCGCAACGCGATGCGGTTCGTGTCTTACAAGGACCGCAAAAAGGTCGCCTCATCCATGCGGGCGATCTACAGCGCCCCTACCGTGGATGCCGCCGAGCTGGCACTGAAGGAATTCGACACCACGTACGGGGCCCAATATCCCGGCGCGGTCGACGTGTGGCGCAAAGCCTGGCCCGAATTCGTGCCGTTCCTGGACTATCCAGTGGAGCTGCGCAAGATCGTCTACACCACTAACGCGATCGAGTCGATAAATTTCCAGCTACGCAAAATCACCAAGAACCGCGGCCACTTCCCGGACAAGGACTCGGCGATGAAGTTGCTGTATCTGGGTTTGCGCAACATCTCCAGCGAGAGAGGAGGTTATTCGGGCACCGGGACCTACAACTGGACTGTGGCGTTGAACACACTCGCCAAACTGTTCCCAGGCCGAATCCCATTGTGTTAG
- a CDS encoding SIR2 family protein, whose translation MAGFDDKFRSDLAAHLARFAAAPILFAGSGVSRRYLNMPDWQSLLEMLAGMTDREFSYYRSTASEDLPKIAELLVEPLKDRLWTAKEKPLRNKHSDKLIRPDSALKIYVAEVLKDIGLKSSIPRALRSEVDALRNAKVDAIITTNYDPFLETVFPDYRVFVGQDELVFSDPTGIAEIYKIHGSLDDPNSLVITESDYAVFRDRNAYLAAKLLTFFAEHPVIFIGYSMTDSNVQSILGSLASCLTDEHMSRLQDRLLFVNWQEGSQHSMVPTVIGANAHNVPVRAITVPDFQAIFDVLAALDQKIPRRTLRQIKEKLYKLVLDSEAQDRLLHVTDLDAVVDDDAEFVVGVGVIAAVQKRGYKMVARQDLCHDVLHETAEFDSDFVVKMTLPEMMSRAGNFPMYKYLRAAGYLDTSGHIKDDQDISPKLLKRIQDTSNLRPSTSIMRKAKTLAQTHKSLKGMIQYCTTDEVLAHFGAFAHTAIEPRVLKNFLIECENEYTDEDGKMTSQFTKAVCIYDLLKYGPKADWTAA comes from the coding sequence GTGGCAGGGTTCGATGACAAGTTCCGCAGCGACCTTGCTGCGCATCTCGCGCGCTTCGCCGCTGCGCCGATCCTGTTCGCTGGGTCGGGGGTTTCGCGGCGATATCTCAACATGCCGGACTGGCAGTCACTGCTGGAAATGCTGGCAGGCATGACCGACCGTGAGTTCAGTTACTACAGGTCGACCGCCAGCGAAGACCTGCCGAAGATTGCCGAGCTACTCGTGGAGCCGCTCAAGGACAGGCTGTGGACTGCCAAGGAGAAGCCGCTGCGGAATAAGCACTCCGACAAGCTGATTCGACCCGACAGCGCGCTCAAGATCTATGTCGCCGAGGTTCTGAAGGACATAGGTTTAAAGAGTTCGATTCCCAGAGCGCTGAGGTCAGAGGTCGATGCACTGCGTAACGCCAAGGTCGACGCGATCATCACGACGAACTACGACCCGTTCCTTGAGACGGTCTTCCCCGACTATCGTGTGTTCGTCGGGCAGGATGAGCTTGTCTTCTCCGATCCGACTGGAATCGCCGAGATTTACAAGATCCACGGCAGTCTGGACGACCCGAACAGTTTAGTCATCACAGAGTCCGACTACGCAGTGTTTCGCGACCGCAACGCCTACCTCGCGGCGAAGCTCCTGACGTTCTTCGCCGAGCATCCGGTGATCTTCATCGGCTACAGCATGACCGACAGCAACGTCCAGTCGATCCTTGGAAGTCTTGCCAGTTGTCTCACCGACGAGCACATGTCGCGGTTGCAGGATCGGTTGCTGTTCGTGAACTGGCAGGAAGGTAGCCAGCATTCGATGGTGCCGACGGTTATTGGTGCCAATGCCCACAACGTGCCCGTTCGCGCGATCACCGTGCCCGACTTCCAGGCGATCTTCGATGTCCTAGCCGCTCTCGATCAGAAGATTCCGAGGCGGACCCTGCGCCAGATCAAGGAGAAACTGTACAAGCTCGTACTCGACAGTGAGGCTCAGGACAGGCTCCTGCACGTGACCGACCTCGACGCAGTTGTTGACGACGATGCAGAGTTCGTCGTCGGAGTGGGAGTTATTGCCGCGGTTCAGAAGCGTGGATACAAGATGGTCGCCCGCCAGGATCTCTGCCACGACGTGCTGCACGAGACAGCGGAATTCGATTCTGACTTCGTGGTGAAGATGACGCTGCCCGAGATGATGAGTCGTGCCGGCAATTTCCCGATGTACAAGTATCTGAGGGCGGCGGGGTATCTCGACACCAGCGGGCACATCAAGGACGACCAGGACATCTCACCAAAGTTGCTGAAACGCATTCAGGACACCAGCAACCTGCGGCCCAGCACCAGCATTATGCGCAAGGCGAAAACTCTTGCGCAGACACATAAGTCGCTCAAGGGGATGATCCAGTACTGCACGACCGATGAGGTGCTGGCACACTTCGGGGCGTTCGCGCACACCGCAATAGAGCCTCGGGTGCTCAAGAACTTCCTAATCGAATGTGAGAATGAATACACCGACGAGGACGGCAAAATGACCTCACAGTTCACGAAGGCGGTGTGCATCTACGACCTACTCAAGTACGGTCCCAAGGCGGACTGGACCGCTGCGTGA
- a CDS encoding recombinase family protein — translation MAKPRTPGQRVGVRSAAIYARISADVEGTGLGVARQLEDCRKLAADRGWQVGDEYVDNDVSAYSGKPRREYARMLDDLKSGARDAVIVYNLDRLHRRPVELEDFVTLCEVAGVRDVATVTADIDLGNDDGLFMARIFAAFAAKESGRKSARIRRKMLQNAEQGLPHGPARPFGYEPDKITLRPDEAKVVREMVDRYLAGASIRSLTIWLNDTGIAPPASTSWQTTTVRHILASGRIAGLREHHGEVIGPAAWPAIITPAERDRILARMTARSVTKTRAPRTYLLSGMLRCGRCGNRLFSQARHNNPTNRVRRYVCLKGPDHGGCGRLTVVAQPVEELLTDAVLTRLDSPQLADALNGKARVDADVAALAAQLEADQARLDELAALYAEGAVTAREWIAARDPITNRITQTRRDIAKATDTSSIVDLVGTGNALRGQWDGLDIDRQQAIIKSVLDHAVIAPGTPGSRGLDINRVQPVWRV, via the coding sequence ATGGCGAAACCGAGAACTCCCGGTCAACGCGTCGGGGTGCGGTCGGCGGCGATCTACGCCCGGATCTCCGCCGATGTGGAGGGCACCGGGCTGGGAGTGGCACGTCAGTTGGAGGACTGCCGCAAGCTCGCCGCTGATCGGGGCTGGCAGGTCGGCGATGAGTACGTCGACAACGATGTATCGGCCTACTCGGGCAAGCCGCGTCGCGAGTACGCCCGGATGTTGGATGACCTGAAATCCGGTGCGCGTGATGCGGTGATCGTCTACAACCTCGACCGTCTGCATCGTCGCCCGGTCGAGTTGGAAGACTTCGTCACCCTGTGTGAAGTGGCGGGCGTGCGCGATGTCGCCACCGTGACCGCCGACATCGATCTCGGCAACGATGACGGGTTGTTCATGGCCCGGATTTTCGCCGCGTTCGCCGCCAAAGAATCCGGCCGCAAATCCGCGCGTATCCGCCGCAAAATGCTGCAGAACGCCGAACAAGGATTGCCGCACGGCCCAGCGCGGCCGTTCGGCTACGAACCCGACAAAATCACCCTCCGCCCCGACGAAGCGAAAGTCGTTCGGGAGATGGTGGACCGCTACCTGGCCGGGGCATCGATCCGATCGTTGACGATTTGGCTCAACGACACCGGGATCGCCCCGCCCGCGTCCACGTCGTGGCAGACCACCACCGTCCGCCACATCCTGGCCTCAGGACGGATTGCCGGGTTGCGCGAGCATCACGGGGAGGTGATCGGTCCCGCGGCGTGGCCGGCGATCATCACCCCCGCCGAGCGGGACCGCATCCTCGCCCGGATGACTGCCCGCTCAGTGACCAAGACCCGCGCCCCACGCACCTACCTACTGTCTGGGATGCTGCGCTGCGGACGCTGCGGGAACCGCTTGTTTTCCCAAGCCCGCCACAACAATCCAACCAACCGAGTCCGCCGCTACGTCTGCCTCAAAGGCCCCGACCACGGCGGCTGCGGCCGACTCACCGTGGTCGCGCAACCAGTCGAAGAACTGTTGACTGACGCGGTACTGACCCGACTGGACTCCCCGCAGCTCGCCGACGCCCTGAACGGGAAAGCCAGAGTCGACGCTGATGTCGCCGCGCTCGCTGCGCAGCTAGAAGCCGACCAGGCCCGCCTCGACGAGCTCGCCGCACTCTATGCCGAGGGCGCGGTGACCGCACGGGAATGGATCGCTGCCCGCGACCCCATCACCAACCGCATCACCCAAACCCGCCGCGACATCGCAAAAGCCACCGACACCAGCTCAATAGTGGACCTCGTGGGCACCGGCAACGCGCTACGCGGCCAATGGGACGGCCTCGACATCGACCGCCAACAAGCCATCATCAAATCAGTACTCGACCACGCCGTCATCGCACCCGGCACCCCCGGCTCCCGCGGCCTCGACATCAACCGCGTCCAGCCAGTTTGGCGTGTGTAG
- a CDS encoding FtsK/SpoIIIE domain-containing protein, with protein sequence MALNNRNTNNTEQNNDDDWFGDLVMSLFTAAGYLLWWAALFPAISLPIIASLALGITHGPRAGLVCALAPSVAYAGWAWLDRGSFRGWVTEPVRRRWLTWSRYTRSWESTCTLHGLAARLGERTLTPTLRYVRIGRTTDVLAVRIVTGQSTADWHKQSDALAAAWRADRITIRATAPGELKITLMRGDVLAEPIGLPIPTAVTPVDLGAVPVGITETRHSWQLPLLGHHVLIAGATGAGKGSVLWSLIAGIAPAVKTGLVRLCVIDPKGGMELGAGAPMFTVFTHDATDTTLELLRQLVTVMHARANRLRGHTRLHTPTSAEPLFVVVIDEIAALTAYVTDRKVRTEIEQLLGLLLSQGRAVGISVVAAVQDPAKDTLPVRQLFTVRIGLRLTEATQTTMVLGQGARDAGAECDRIPDTAPGVGYMLIDGTAQPQRVRAFHVTDHDITTLARRFRRPTSRASSTRRPRATDAGHTSGEGNSEQR encoded by the coding sequence ATGGCATTAAACAATAGGAACACCAACAACACTGAGCAGAATAATGATGATGACTGGTTCGGGGATCTGGTCATGTCTCTGTTCACCGCGGCCGGATATCTGCTGTGGTGGGCGGCGCTGTTCCCGGCCATCAGCCTCCCCATCATCGCCAGCCTCGCACTCGGCATCACCCATGGCCCGCGTGCGGGCCTAGTCTGCGCGCTCGCACCGAGCGTCGCGTATGCAGGCTGGGCGTGGCTCGATCGAGGCTCGTTTCGCGGCTGGGTGACCGAACCGGTACGCCGACGGTGGCTGACCTGGTCGCGCTACACCCGCAGCTGGGAATCGACATGCACCCTGCACGGCCTGGCCGCCCGCCTCGGCGAACGCACCCTCACACCCACACTGCGCTACGTGCGCATCGGCAGAACCACCGATGTGTTGGCGGTGCGGATCGTCACCGGCCAATCGACGGCCGACTGGCACAAGCAATCCGATGCGTTGGCCGCCGCGTGGCGCGCCGACCGGATCACCATCCGCGCGACCGCCCCCGGCGAACTGAAGATCACGTTGATGCGCGGGGATGTGCTCGCCGAACCCATTGGTCTGCCGATACCCACCGCGGTGACCCCGGTGGATCTGGGGGCCGTGCCGGTGGGGATCACCGAAACCCGCCACAGCTGGCAGCTACCGCTGCTCGGCCATCATGTGCTGATCGCGGGAGCCACCGGCGCCGGGAAAGGCTCGGTGTTGTGGTCGCTGATTGCCGGGATCGCCCCAGCGGTGAAAACCGGGCTGGTGCGGTTGTGTGTCATCGATCCCAAAGGCGGCATGGAACTGGGCGCCGGGGCACCGATGTTCACGGTGTTCACCCACGACGCCACCGACACCACCCTGGAACTCCTCCGCCAACTCGTGACGGTGATGCACGCACGGGCCAACCGGCTGCGTGGCCACACCCGGCTACACACCCCGACATCGGCTGAGCCGTTGTTTGTAGTGGTGATCGATGAGATCGCCGCGTTGACTGCGTATGTGACCGACCGCAAGGTCCGCACCGAAATTGAACAACTCCTCGGCCTGCTGCTCTCCCAAGGCCGCGCAGTGGGGATCAGTGTGGTGGCCGCGGTGCAAGACCCGGCCAAAGACACCCTGCCGGTGCGGCAGCTGTTCACCGTGCGGATCGGGTTGCGGCTGACCGAAGCCACCCAAACCACCATGGTCCTCGGGCAAGGAGCCCGTGACGCCGGGGCGGAATGCGACCGGATCCCCGACACCGCCCCGGGTGTCGGGTACATGCTGATCGACGGCACCGCTCAGCCGCAGCGGGTGCGGGCCTTCCACGTCACCGACCACGACATCACCACCCTCGCGCGCCGCTTCCGCCGCCCCACCAGCCGAGCAAGCAGCACCCGCCGGCCACGCGCCACCGATGCCGGCCACACTTCGGGTGAGGGCAACAGTGAACAGCGTTGA
- a CDS encoding XRE family transcriptional regulator, protein MDDHDDAEAVTIPNERLAQRLRAKGLSHARFATAVGVDIKTVRRWLADSDYKVREHNAHRAADVLDCTPYDLWPNQYPPSTAHPLATTSSGGPFTATLYASRTQLPITAWQQHFADATTSIDILVLAATFLFDTLDGFLDTLLGAAARGVAVRFLVGNPDTATTILRGQDEGIGEAVIARCRTSVELLTPHAGTPGLNIRTHDTTLYTSIFRVDDAMIVNFHIYGSPGRNNPVLVLSRHHEPRLWATLEQAFTQVWDNATPLTAKG, encoded by the coding sequence ATGGACGATCACGACGATGCTGAGGCCGTGACGATCCCCAACGAGCGCCTCGCACAGCGGCTACGGGCCAAGGGCCTATCCCACGCACGGTTCGCCACTGCCGTGGGTGTGGATATCAAGACAGTGCGACGCTGGCTGGCCGACAGTGACTACAAGGTCCGAGAACACAACGCCCACCGGGCCGCCGATGTGCTCGACTGCACCCCGTACGACCTGTGGCCCAACCAATACCCGCCCTCCACTGCGCACCCACTGGCGACAACGTCATCGGGTGGGCCGTTCACCGCGACGCTGTATGCCAGCCGCACCCAGCTACCGATCACCGCATGGCAGCAGCATTTCGCCGACGCCACCACCAGCATCGACATCCTCGTCCTGGCCGCCACGTTCCTCTTCGACACCCTCGACGGATTCCTCGACACCCTCCTCGGCGCCGCCGCCCGCGGCGTTGCAGTGCGATTTCTCGTTGGTAACCCCGACACCGCCACCACGATCCTGCGCGGTCAAGACGAGGGGATCGGTGAAGCCGTCATCGCCCGATGCCGCACCTCCGTCGAACTGCTCACCCCCCACGCCGGCACCCCAGGACTGAACATCCGCACCCACGACACCACGCTCTACACGTCGATCTTCCGCGTCGACGATGCGATGATCGTCAACTTCCACATCTACGGCTCACCCGGACGCAACAACCCCGTCCTCGTGCTATCGCGCCACCACGAACCCCGCCTCTGGGCCACCCTCGAACAGGCCTTCACCCAGGTATGGGACAACGCCACACCCCTGACCGCGAAAGGCTGA
- a CDS encoding replication initiator, with the protein MVRRASSMGFESWWRRAESVGFCAHPIQLVGADEYRRDRVVWTRCNNRRAHICPSCSDLYARDTWQLVHAGAAGGHHGMPITVADRPQVFLTLTAPSYGAVHAATRGGDGKRGVCRDHHRIGGYRRCPHGKPLWCSTVHDHGEGRVGQPLCSECYDYVGHVLFTWHLPELWRRFTITLRRALHKELKATGVDPDGVRVSFIKIIELQVRAIPHIHALIRLDPHENGDDPDQTDWESPTSATKLAAIIEHAARTVTLALTDPTTDSAVRRIRFGTQIDTQPLTASSAPEKTGSAEQNSGIAGSLSGRRVARYLAKYVTKSLADLGISARRLSTEAIGDLDVSEHVRAILTTISALADKGLSGIRRWLHTLGFRGHITSKSRRYSTTMTALRQRRATWTRKQQSKSTAQHPDQRPYRGSSGAVDDDDLVAWEFDRAGHASLGERTLIISASLRRIQQRHTAREARQPRRGAPVEVLDG; encoded by the coding sequence ATGGTGCGCCGAGCATCTTCGATGGGGTTCGAATCATGGTGGCGGCGAGCCGAATCAGTTGGATTCTGCGCCCACCCCATCCAACTCGTCGGTGCCGATGAATACAGGCGGGATCGGGTGGTGTGGACGCGGTGCAATAATCGCCGCGCCCACATCTGCCCCTCCTGCTCGGACCTCTACGCTCGCGACACCTGGCAACTCGTCCATGCCGGCGCCGCGGGCGGGCATCACGGCATGCCCATCACGGTGGCCGACCGGCCGCAAGTGTTCCTCACCCTTACCGCCCCCAGCTACGGGGCCGTTCATGCGGCCACACGCGGTGGCGACGGCAAGCGCGGCGTGTGTCGGGATCATCACCGCATCGGTGGCTATCGCCGCTGCCCTCATGGAAAACCGTTGTGGTGCAGCACCGTCCATGATCATGGCGAAGGCCGTGTCGGTCAGCCGCTCTGTAGCGAGTGCTACGACTACGTCGGGCATGTGCTGTTCACCTGGCACCTACCTGAACTGTGGCGCCGCTTCACCATCACCCTGCGACGCGCCCTACACAAAGAACTGAAAGCCACAGGTGTGGATCCGGACGGGGTGCGGGTCAGCTTCATCAAAATCATTGAACTGCAAGTCCGCGCCATCCCGCACATCCACGCCCTGATCCGCCTCGATCCGCACGAGAACGGTGACGACCCGGATCAGACCGATTGGGAATCACCCACCAGTGCAACCAAACTTGCCGCCATCATCGAGCACGCGGCCCGCACCGTGACGCTCGCCCTGACCGATCCCACCACCGACAGCGCCGTGCGGAGGATCAGGTTCGGTACGCAGATCGACACCCAACCCCTCACCGCATCCTCGGCTCCCGAGAAAACGGGTTCGGCTGAGCAGAATTCAGGTATCGCCGGGTCACTGTCAGGGAGGCGGGTGGCGCGCTATCTCGCCAAGTACGTCACCAAGTCCCTGGCCGACCTCGGAATCAGCGCACGACGCCTCTCCACCGAAGCGATCGGCGACCTGGACGTGTCCGAGCATGTGCGTGCCATCCTGACCACCATCAGCGCGCTCGCCGACAAAGGACTCAGCGGGATCAGACGGTGGCTGCACACTCTCGGGTTCCGCGGTCACATCACCTCCAAGTCCCGCCGCTACTCCACCACCATGACCGCCCTACGGCAACGGCGCGCCACCTGGACCCGCAAACAACAATCGAAGAGCACTGCACAACACCCTGATCAGAGACCGTATAGGGGTTCCAGCGGCGCTGTTGACGATGACGATCTGGTCGCGTGGGAATTCGACCGCGCGGGGCACGCGAGCCTCGGCGAACGCACACTGATCATCAGCGCCTCACTACGCCGCATCCAGCAGCGTCATACCGCGCGCGAGGCAAGACAGCCCCGCCGTGGCGCTCCTGTCGAGGTGCTCGATGGTTAG
- a CDS encoding helix-turn-helix domain-containing protein codes for MDHVTLGHRVARAREDAGIPQSKLAELVDMERTALVRAEKGERKLAMTEMVAIAEALRRPLAFFVNEPLPAVVSRRSDSARPDETSRALDDEIELFASDTRTLLDMGLLHPVKRDQEARTPHTHQDAEQLARHVRDQLDIGNEPVHHLAHVCERLGLYTYAASLGENGPDGGCVEVSHGVAVAVVNGHVRSGRRRMTLAHELGHWLCGDAYDGSPGDDHEKMIMSFAIHFLAPRAGVVKVWNEHSEWSTRDRALAVGAQFRLSWKAAVGQLKNLDLISYEVFQSLLDHEPRHGDYVRLELSWDDEPKCPYLSPGFAAACVEGYTSGRLTAARTIELLRATMTRDDLPERETESLASLRTLFAVGGD; via the coding sequence ATGGACCACGTAACGCTTGGACACCGTGTTGCCCGAGCGCGAGAAGACGCGGGCATCCCTCAGAGCAAACTCGCTGAGCTGGTCGACATGGAGCGCACGGCGCTGGTTCGTGCCGAGAAGGGCGAACGCAAACTCGCCATGACCGAGATGGTCGCCATCGCAGAGGCGCTGAGGCGTCCGCTCGCCTTCTTCGTCAACGAGCCGCTGCCAGCAGTGGTCAGCCGCCGGTCAGACAGCGCCCGACCCGATGAGACCTCGCGGGCCCTCGACGACGAGATCGAGTTGTTCGCCAGCGATACGCGGACGCTGCTCGACATGGGCCTGCTTCATCCCGTCAAGCGGGACCAGGAGGCACGTACCCCGCACACTCACCAGGATGCCGAGCAATTGGCGAGGCACGTCCGAGACCAGCTCGATATCGGCAATGAGCCCGTACACCACCTCGCGCACGTGTGCGAACGATTGGGGCTGTACACCTATGCGGCGTCGCTGGGCGAGAACGGACCTGACGGTGGGTGCGTTGAGGTCAGCCACGGCGTGGCGGTTGCCGTTGTCAACGGGCACGTTCGCTCTGGTCGACGGCGTATGACCCTCGCGCATGAACTCGGGCACTGGCTGTGTGGCGACGCCTATGACGGGTCACCAGGTGATGATCACGAGAAGATGATCATGTCATTCGCCATCCACTTCCTCGCTCCTCGTGCAGGAGTGGTAAAGGTCTGGAACGAACACAGCGAATGGAGCACCCGTGACCGTGCACTCGCTGTCGGAGCACAGTTTCGGCTGAGCTGGAAGGCGGCGGTCGGTCAGTTAAAGAACCTGGACCTCATTTCATATGAGGTGTTTCAGTCTCTACTGGACCATGAACCCCGCCACGGGGATTACGTTCGGCTGGAACTATCCTGGGACGACGAACCGAAATGCCCTTATCTTTCACCAGGGTTCGCCGCCGCATGTGTAGAGGGCTACACATCCGGTCGATTGACCGCCGCCAGGACAATCGAACTGCTTCGCGCAACGATGACCCGCGACGATCTTCCAGAGCGGGAAACGGAATCTCTCGCCAGCCTACGAACGCTGTTCGCGGTCGGTGGGGACTGA
- a CDS encoding three-helix bundle dimerization domain-containing protein — protein sequence MAEQTVLAEVERRLIQEFPGVTLADVDAAVRKAHARFDASPIRDFVPLFVEKHARSHLAQHHMATSA from the coding sequence ATTGCCGAGCAGACGGTGTTGGCCGAGGTTGAGCGCAGACTGATCCAGGAGTTTCCCGGGGTCACGTTGGCGGATGTTGATGCTGCGGTCCGTAAGGCTCACGCTCGGTTTGATGCGAGTCCGATTCGAGATTTCGTTCCGCTGTTCGTCGAGAAGCACGCGCGCAGCCATCTTGCACAGCATCACATGGCAACCAGCGCCTAA
- a CDS encoding glycosyltransferase: MKLALATWGSRGEVEPFAALGRELLRRGHDVRIAVAPDLVSFAESAGLAAIGYGPELQAIVDAYRDFWARFFGEFWRVRDLIALWREIADTLTASRPEISATLRSLADGADVLITGMNFEDSAANVAEYHDMPLATLHWFPMRPNGQLVPLLPGPLGRSTMAVLEWLSWLGTKKFEDAQRRELGLPKARTPWPRRIIRRGALEIQAYDEACFPGLAAEWAKWNGQRPFVGALTLELPTNADDEVASWIAAGTPPIFFGFGSIPVESPADTLSMIGGACSQLGERALLCGGSTDFSHVPHMEHVKVVDTVNFAAIFPACRAVVHHGGAGTTAVGLRSGVPTLILSTDLNQTLWGAQIKRLKVGTAQRFSAVNEQSLVADLQTILAPDYVARARELAGRMSKPAESVTKAADLVEDFARGRGVGCSAN; this comes from the coding sequence ATGAAATTAGCGTTGGCGACGTGGGGAAGTCGTGGTGAAGTTGAACCGTTTGCTGCCCTAGGTCGTGAGCTGTTGCGCCGGGGGCATGACGTGCGCATTGCCGTCGCACCGGACCTCGTCAGTTTTGCTGAATCGGCAGGCCTTGCAGCGATCGGGTACGGCCCGGAATTGCAGGCCATCGTGGACGCGTATCGAGACTTTTGGGCGCGTTTCTTCGGTGAGTTTTGGAGGGTTCGCGATCTGATCGCGCTGTGGCGCGAAATCGCGGACACCCTTACCGCATCTCGGCCGGAGATCAGCGCGACGCTGAGGTCGCTGGCCGACGGGGCAGACGTGTTGATCACTGGCATGAATTTCGAAGATTCCGCTGCCAACGTCGCGGAGTATCACGACATGCCATTGGCCACGCTACACTGGTTTCCCATGCGACCCAACGGCCAACTCGTGCCATTGCTGCCCGGACCCTTGGGCCGCTCGACAATGGCGGTGCTCGAGTGGCTGTCGTGGCTGGGGACGAAGAAATTCGAGGACGCCCAGCGCCGCGAACTCGGCCTGCCGAAAGCACGCACCCCCTGGCCGCGGCGCATCATCCGACGCGGAGCGCTGGAAATCCAGGCCTACGACGAGGCTTGCTTTCCGGGGCTGGCCGCCGAATGGGCGAAATGGAATGGGCAGCGGCCCTTTGTCGGCGCGCTGACGTTGGAGTTACCAACCAATGCCGATGACGAGGTCGCGTCGTGGATCGCCGCGGGAACACCGCCCATCTTCTTCGGCTTCGGCAGCATCCCGGTCGAATCACCGGCCGACACGCTCAGCATGATCGGCGGGGCCTGCTCGCAGCTGGGCGAGCGGGCGCTGCTGTGCGGCGGATCGACCGACTTCAGCCATGTTCCGCATATGGAGCACGTCAAGGTAGTGGACACGGTGAATTTCGCGGCCATTTTTCCGGCATGCCGCGCCGTTGTGCACCACGGTGGCGCCGGCACCACGGCCGTAGGGCTGCGCTCCGGAGTGCCCACGTTGATCCTCTCCACGGATCTCAATCAGACGCTGTGGGGCGCACAGATCAAGAGATTGAAAGTAGGTACAGCCCAGCGCTTTTCAGCAGTCAACGAGCAATCACTGGTCGCCGACCTGCAGACCATCCTCGCGCCAGATTACGTCGCCCGAGCCCGCGAGCTCGCCGGCCGGATGAGCAAACCGGCCGAAAGCGTAACCAAAGCTGCCGATCTTGTTGAGGACTTCGCACGCGGTAGGGGTGTCGGCTGTTCGGCTAACTAA